Proteins found in one Flavobacterium channae genomic segment:
- a CDS encoding tetratricopeptide repeat protein encodes MRKILYIVLLLNSILLFGQEKDKNLYNGNQSFKEKKYADAEADFRVTESKKSPKKATAGYNLANSVYRQNQQSEARIKYLQALENAKTKTEKHRIYHNLGNTFMLEKNYDAAVEAYKNALRNNPYDEETRYNYALAKRKKKENPPPKDDKKDNKGGGGQDNKPQPKDKDGNKDKGNDKKDSDKDNQNNKDKQGDKQEGKGDGEKKDDKNENPKPSGADKQRIDNILDAVNNAEKKVQDKVNAKKVKARPVSNEKDW; translated from the coding sequence ATGCGTAAGATACTTTACATAGTGCTATTATTGAATAGTATTTTGCTTTTTGGACAAGAAAAAGACAAAAATCTTTACAATGGAAATCAGTCATTTAAAGAAAAGAAATACGCTGATGCCGAAGCTGATTTTCGTGTAACCGAATCAAAAAAATCACCTAAAAAAGCAACTGCTGGTTATAACTTAGCTAATAGCGTTTACCGTCAAAACCAACAAAGCGAAGCAAGAATTAAATACTTACAAGCCTTAGAAAACGCAAAAACAAAAACAGAAAAACATCGTATCTATCATAATTTAGGAAATACTTTTATGTTAGAAAAAAATTATGATGCCGCTGTAGAAGCGTATAAAAATGCATTGCGCAATAATCCATACGATGAAGAAACGCGTTACAATTATGCATTAGCAAAAAGAAAGAAAAAAGAAAATCCACCACCTAAAGACGATAAAAAAGACAACAAAGGAGGCGGAGGTCAAGATAACAAGCCGCAACCAAAAGATAAAGACGGCAATAAAGACAAAGGAAACGACAAAAAAGATTCTGATAAAGACAATCAGAACAATAAAGATAAACAAGGCGATAAGCAAGAAGGTAAGGGCGACGGAGAAAAGAAAGATGACAAAAACGAAAACCCAAAACCAAGTGGCGCCGATAAACAACGCATCGATAATATTTTAGATGCGGTTAATAATGCAGAGAAGAAAGTTCAGGACAAAGTGAATGCGAAGAAAGTGAAAGCACGTCCGGTTTCAAATGAAAAAGATTGGTAA
- a CDS encoding BatD family protein: MNFIKKIVVLFLVFNSLWGFSQEEKIIISEKVSSTEIGFFDVLTVEFEINTNDAELIEPTFNDFDFYSQKSIASSVTITNGIKTSKVTHKYYLKPKKIGLSTIEEVTFDYKGKKYQSNPIIINVKGETIENDPLNTENKLFIIPEISNYKPHRYQPITVKYKLYYDKDIRPSSIQLDFEKEYVDDFFIYSISENADAPFLANYNGKEYNCVVIRTDVLRFKELYDTYIHNKIIVHYNKEVSEIENESILKAARKIIPVVSERIKVQNFENFRLPYNYVYPYGNYKIDVIEPEKTSIRKNKIFEVQIQVYGEGFLEDEMIPKLRLPNGIEVVSDVIQNENTIEETKIKTIASRTYKLKAIIDGKIEFKSIDFYFYDEINQQHKSIKSKEFSIIVK; encoded by the coding sequence ATGAATTTTATAAAAAAAATAGTTGTTTTATTTCTTGTTTTTAACTCTCTATGGGGATTTTCTCAAGAAGAGAAAATAATTATTTCCGAAAAAGTTTCAAGCACAGAAATAGGTTTTTTTGATGTGCTAACGGTTGAATTTGAAATTAACACCAACGATGCTGAATTGATTGAGCCAACGTTCAATGATTTTGATTTTTATTCTCAAAAAAGTATAGCGAGTTCAGTCACAATAACAAACGGAATCAAGACTTCAAAAGTAACCCACAAGTACTATTTAAAGCCAAAAAAAATAGGATTATCAACAATAGAGGAAGTAACATTTGATTATAAAGGTAAAAAGTATCAATCTAATCCAATAATTATAAACGTTAAAGGTGAAACGATTGAAAACGATCCTTTAAATACAGAAAATAAACTTTTTATAATTCCAGAAATTTCAAATTATAAACCGCATCGCTATCAGCCAATTACAGTAAAATATAAATTGTATTATGATAAAGATATTAGGCCATCTTCGATACAGTTAGATTTTGAAAAAGAATATGTAGACGATTTTTTTATTTATTCAATTTCAGAAAATGCCGATGCACCTTTTCTAGCTAATTATAACGGAAAAGAATATAATTGTGTTGTAATCAGGACTGACGTATTGCGATTTAAAGAGTTATATGATACCTATATCCACAATAAAATTATTGTTCATTATAATAAAGAAGTTTCTGAAATTGAAAACGAAAGTATTTTAAAGGCAGCAAGAAAAATAATTCCAGTGGTTTCAGAGAGAATAAAGGTTCAAAACTTTGAAAACTTCAGATTACCCTATAATTATGTTTATCCTTACGGAAATTATAAAATTGATGTTATAGAACCAGAGAAAACTTCAATTAGAAAAAATAAAATTTTTGAAGTTCAGATTCAAGTTTATGGAGAAGGTTTTTTAGAAGATGAAATGATTCCTAAATTGAGATTACCTAATGGAATTGAAGTTGTTTCAGATGTAATACAAAATGAGAATACAATTGAGGAAACTAAAATTAAAACAATTGCCTCAAGAACATATAAGTTAAAAGCAATTATAGATGGTAAAATAGAATTTAAATCAATAGATTTCTATTTTTACGACGAAATTAATCAACAACACAAATCAATAAAGTCTAAAGAGTTTTCAATTATTGTAAAATAA
- the pheS gene encoding phenylalanine--tRNA ligase subunit alpha has translation MIDKIKNHIEEVKVFHADNKEKIEEFRIKYLGSKGLLKEFFADFKTVPNEMKKEFGQVINQLKTIAEEKVASLQEQIESKEEAKGIYGDTTRPGEAMNIGSRHPISIVKNQMIDIFSTIGFNVSEGPEIEDDWHNFTALNLPEYHPARDMQDTFFIQTNPDVLLRTHTSSVQVRYMENNKPPIRTISPGRVFRNEAVSSRSHCIFHQVEGLYIDKDVSFADLKQTLLYFTKEMFGKSKIRLRPSYFPFTEPSAEIDIYWGLKTETDYRITKGTGWLEIGGCGMVDPNVLKNCGINPDEHTGFAFGMGVERIAMLLYQIGDIRMFYENDVRFLEQFKSSI, from the coding sequence ATGATTGATAAGATTAAAAATCACATTGAAGAAGTAAAAGTTTTTCATGCTGATAATAAAGAGAAAATAGAAGAATTCCGTATTAAATATTTAGGAAGCAAAGGCTTATTAAAAGAGTTTTTCGCTGATTTTAAAACGGTTCCAAATGAAATGAAAAAAGAGTTTGGACAAGTAATTAATCAGTTAAAAACTATTGCTGAAGAAAAAGTAGCATCTTTACAAGAACAAATCGAAAGTAAAGAAGAAGCAAAAGGAATTTATGGCGATACTACTCGTCCGGGTGAGGCAATGAACATTGGTTCGCGTCATCCAATTTCTATTGTGAAAAACCAAATGATTGATATTTTTTCAACTATTGGTTTCAATGTATCTGAAGGTCCAGAAATCGAAGATGATTGGCACAACTTTACAGCATTAAATTTACCAGAATATCACCCAGCAAGAGATATGCAGGATACGTTTTTTATTCAAACGAATCCAGATGTTTTATTGCGTACCCATACATCATCAGTACAAGTGCGTTACATGGAAAACAACAAACCGCCAATTCGTACGATTTCTCCAGGAAGAGTTTTTCGTAACGAGGCAGTTTCATCGCGTTCGCACTGTATTTTCCATCAAGTAGAAGGATTGTATATTGATAAAGACGTTTCCTTTGCCGATTTAAAACAGACTTTGTTGTATTTCACGAAAGAAATGTTCGGAAAATCGAAAATCCGTTTACGTCCATCGTATTTTCCATTTACAGAACCAAGTGCTGAAATCGATATTTATTGGGGATTAAAAACCGAAACGGATTACAGAATTACCAAAGGTACTGGTTGGTTAGAAATTGGTGGTTGCGGAATGGTAGATCCAAACGTTTTGAAAAACTGTGGTATCAATCCAGACGAACATACAGGTTTTGCTTTCGGAATGGGAGTAGAACGTATTGCGATGTTGTTGTACCAAATTGGCGATATCCGTATGTTTTATGAAAACGACGTGCGTTTCTTAGAACAATTCAAATCGAGTATATAA
- a CDS encoding vWA domain-containing protein — protein MGKVTFLNPEFLWLFLVLPIAISWLFYKRNQLLATVKMSSLAPFKQNRTFLAKAKPFLHILRILALSSIIIALARPRSVDVTSKSKTTKGIDIVMAIDVSSSMLANDLKPNRLEALKKVASTFVQDRINDRIGLVVYAGESYTRTPVTSDKTIILQSLKTIEYDDSIIADGTGIGVGLATAINRIKDSKAKSRIIILLTDGVNNSGTIDPRTAAEIAKEYGIKVYTIGIGTNGKAMFPVARDGNGKLVFRMMPVEIDQKLMQEIAKLTDAKYFRATSNQKLQAIYDEINKLETTEIQEKKFYNYDEKYKSFVLIAFVLLGLELLLRNTVFRGIV, from the coding sequence ATGGGAAAAGTAACCTTTTTAAATCCGGAATTTTTGTGGTTGTTTTTGGTTTTACCAATTGCAATAAGTTGGCTGTTTTATAAAAGAAACCAACTTTTGGCAACGGTTAAAATGAGTTCATTAGCACCTTTCAAACAAAACCGAACATTCTTAGCCAAAGCAAAACCGTTTTTACACATATTACGAATTTTAGCTTTGAGTTCTATTATCATAGCCTTAGCAAGACCAAGAAGTGTTGACGTAACCTCAAAATCGAAAACCACAAAAGGAATCGATATTGTAATGGCAATTGACGTTTCGAGTAGTATGTTGGCCAACGATTTAAAACCGAATCGTCTAGAAGCTTTGAAAAAAGTCGCTTCAACATTTGTGCAAGATAGAATTAACGATAGAATTGGATTAGTAGTTTATGCAGGCGAAAGTTACACGAGAACGCCTGTAACTTCAGATAAAACCATCATTTTACAATCGTTAAAAACCATCGAATATGATGATTCCATTATTGCTGATGGAACCGGAATTGGCGTTGGATTAGCAACTGCAATAAACCGAATTAAAGATAGCAAAGCAAAAAGTAGAATTATCATTTTATTGACAGATGGTGTAAACAATTCAGGAACAATTGATCCTCGTACTGCGGCTGAAATTGCTAAAGAATATGGAATTAAAGTATACACTATTGGTATTGGAACCAATGGTAAAGCAATGTTTCCTGTAGCAAGAGATGGAAATGGGAAATTAGTTTTTAGAATGATGCCAGTTGAAATCGATCAAAAATTAATGCAAGAAATTGCAAAATTGACAGATGCTAAATATTTTAGAGCTACATCAAATCAGAAATTACAAGCCATATACGACGAAATTAATAAGTTAGAAACAACGGAAATTCAAGAGAAAAAATTCTACAATTACGATGAAAAATACAAATCATTCGTATTGATTGCTTTTGTATTATTAGGTTTAGAATTGTTATTACGAAACACCGTTTTTAGAGGAATCGTTTAG
- a CDS encoding bile acid:sodium symporter family protein codes for MKIDKFVLAIIGVVLLAYLFPQWGSKESPIPLDVVGSLGISLIFFFYGLKLHPDKIKSGLKNWKLHIVVQLATFLLFPLVVLAFKPLIHTEHSEMLWLAFLFLAALPSTVSSSVVMVSIANGNIPAAIFNASISGLIGIALTPLWMGMFLQQSTADFDLGVIYIKLLTEILLPVILGLLLQRFLGKYTTKYNKQLTLFDKTIILIIIYKSFSESFEEKVFTSVSLADLLLILVANILLFYGVYYLIGFITKKLKFNKEDQITAQFCGTKKSLVHGTVFSKILFPATMPTGVILLPLMLFHAAQIFIISVIASKLGAREEK; via the coding sequence ATGAAAATAGACAAATTTGTTTTAGCGATAATAGGAGTTGTATTGTTGGCATATTTGTTCCCGCAATGGGGCTCAAAAGAAAGTCCAATCCCTTTAGATGTCGTAGGGAGTTTAGGAATTTCTTTAATTTTCTTTTTCTACGGATTAAAACTGCATCCTGATAAAATCAAAAGCGGACTCAAAAATTGGAAATTGCATATAGTAGTTCAATTGGCTACGTTTCTGTTGTTTCCTTTGGTCGTATTAGCCTTTAAACCATTAATTCACACAGAACATTCCGAAATGCTATGGTTAGCATTCTTGTTTTTAGCTGCTTTACCTTCTACGGTTTCGTCTTCGGTTGTTATGGTTTCTATTGCTAACGGGAATATTCCAGCTGCTATTTTTAACGCTAGTATTTCGGGTTTAATAGGAATCGCTTTAACACCACTTTGGATGGGAATGTTTTTACAACAATCTACAGCCGATTTCGATTTGGGTGTTATTTATATCAAACTTTTGACAGAGATTTTATTACCTGTTATCTTGGGTTTACTATTGCAGCGTTTTTTAGGAAAATATACAACTAAATACAACAAGCAATTAACGTTATTCGATAAAACAATTATTCTAATCATTATTTACAAAAGCTTTTCAGAATCGTTTGAAGAAAAAGTCTTCACTTCGGTAAGTTTAGCAGATTTACTTCTGATTTTAGTAGCTAATATTCTGTTGTTCTACGGAGTTTATTATTTAATTGGATTTATTACGAAAAAATTAAAATTCAACAAAGAAGATCAGATTACTGCTCAATTTTGTGGAACAAAAAAATCATTGGTTCACGGAACTGTTTTTTCAAAAATTCTTTTTCCAGCAACAATGCCAACAGGCGTAATTTTATTACCGTTGATGTTATTTCACGCGGCTCAAATCTTCATTATTAGCGTAATTGCTTCAAAACTTGGCGCTAGAGAAGAAAAGTAG
- a CDS encoding BatD family protein — MKFLKQIHIVLFFLSALSVSAQVKFEAQTERSSYGLNERIQLVFSINNEGDNFVPPKFPSFKAEGPFINKGNQTSITIVNGRVNQKREISTQVIYYLTPTKKGTFTIGAASIEYDGTVYKSAPIKITITDPIQMPTYPGQPNNMNFGEGIHLVAELSTKNPFVNEPVTVVYKLYFEPRSTVGNFRNFKAPKYNDFWSQYIDMKQLRAERGKYNGKDYSMVVLRKVILYPLEAGAKTIEPFKIDLDAEVPTGRRDWFGEYEMRMVEKSLSTGTQTINVKPLPEKGKPASFTGAVGNFDFKVIPSKTALKAGESLDLEVSVSGKGNLKLFTLPKPVVPTALEMYEPSHTENVQTPLTGMVGKVSDKYTIIPQFKGKYTIKPMEFSYYDLVSKSYKTITSKEITIDVAEGDGTVVANTPSTNKQTIQKKEVFQFNKLKTEFVSASREDFLGSGLFYSLLLTPLLLIPIVMIARKQKEAKDADVVGNRIRQNNKLVKKYLSEAKKQMGDKVPFYMAMEKALHNFLKAKLHIETVEMSKENIIELLQQRNASEESINRFMELMNDCEFARYAPATDTAMHNDFDRAITIISELEKQLK, encoded by the coding sequence ATGAAATTTTTAAAGCAAATACATATTGTACTTTTTTTTCTATCGGCTTTATCTGTTTCCGCTCAAGTAAAATTTGAAGCGCAAACAGAAAGAAGTTCTTATGGTTTAAATGAGCGAATTCAATTGGTTTTTTCTATCAATAACGAAGGTGATAATTTTGTACCACCAAAGTTTCCTAGTTTTAAAGCAGAAGGACCATTCATCAATAAAGGAAACCAAACATCAATAACGATTGTAAATGGTAGAGTGAATCAAAAACGAGAAATTTCAACCCAAGTTATTTACTATTTAACACCTACTAAAAAAGGAACTTTTACCATTGGCGCTGCTTCAATTGAATATGATGGAACAGTTTATAAATCAGCTCCGATAAAAATTACAATTACTGATCCTATCCAAATGCCAACTTATCCAGGTCAACCTAATAATATGAATTTTGGAGAAGGAATTCATTTGGTTGCCGAATTATCTACAAAGAATCCTTTTGTAAATGAACCAGTTACTGTAGTTTATAAATTATATTTTGAACCTCGTTCTACTGTTGGAAATTTTAGAAATTTTAAAGCACCAAAGTATAACGATTTCTGGAGTCAGTATATCGACATGAAGCAATTGCGTGCCGAACGTGGAAAATACAACGGAAAAGATTATAGTATGGTGGTGCTGCGCAAGGTAATTTTGTATCCATTAGAAGCGGGTGCTAAAACCATTGAACCATTCAAAATCGATTTAGATGCTGAGGTTCCAACTGGTCGTCGTGATTGGTTTGGAGAATACGAAATGCGTATGGTTGAAAAATCACTTTCAACAGGAACACAAACCATTAATGTAAAACCGCTTCCAGAAAAAGGAAAACCAGCAAGTTTTACTGGAGCTGTAGGAAATTTTGATTTCAAAGTAATACCTTCTAAAACAGCTTTAAAAGCGGGCGAATCGTTAGATTTAGAAGTAAGTGTTTCGGGAAAAGGAAACTTAAAATTATTTACTTTACCAAAACCAGTAGTTCCAACTGCTTTAGAAATGTACGAACCATCACATACCGAAAACGTACAAACACCATTAACCGGAATGGTGGGAAAAGTTTCGGATAAATACACCATCATTCCTCAATTTAAAGGAAAATATACGATTAAACCAATGGAGTTCTCGTACTATGATTTGGTAAGTAAGTCTTATAAAACCATCACTTCAAAAGAAATCACAATTGATGTTGCCGAAGGAGATGGAACGGTTGTAGCCAATACACCAAGTACCAACAAACAAACCATTCAGAAAAAAGAAGTATTTCAATTCAACAAGTTGAAAACCGAATTTGTTTCTGCTTCTAGAGAAGATTTCTTAGGTTCGGGATTGTTTTATAGTTTATTGTTAACGCCACTTTTATTAATTCCGATTGTAATGATTGCTAGAAAACAAAAAGAAGCAAAAGATGCAGATGTGGTTGGAAATAGAATCAGACAAAACAACAAATTGGTTAAGAAATATTTGTCGGAAGCCAAAAAACAAATGGGCGACAAAGTTCCGTTTTATATGGCAATGGAAAAGGCATTACACAATTTCTTAAAAGCTAAATTACATATCGAAACGGTTGAAATGAGCAAAGAAAATATCATCGAATTGTTACAACAACGAAACGCATCCGAAGAAAGTATTAATCGATTCATGGAATTAATGAACGATTGCGAATTTGCGAGATATGCTCCAGCAACAGACACCGCAATGCATAACGATTTTGATAGAGCTATTACTATCATTTCAGAACTTGAAAAACAATTGAAATAA
- a CDS encoding tetratricopeptide repeat protein has protein sequence MKKQIILFLLFLISFANASESIDATFKKANDLYNKGDYEQALQSFESIANQGNESADLYFNMANCYYKLGKVAPSIYYYEKALLLSPEDEAIQTNLDFAQKTAIDDIKIVPEVGFKKMVKDFTAKLHYDTWAWIAVWIAVLSLLTFLGYYFGNTVALKRTFFSLFLLFLVGIGVTVLAAFLQKKFDTNYNPAIVFAETTTLKAEPKNSSEDVVTLHEGTKVLVLEELGNWKQVELTDKTKAWIDKEAIKEVKE, from the coding sequence ATGAAAAAGCAAATTATACTATTCCTTTTGTTTTTGATTTCATTTGCCAATGCAAGTGAATCCATCGATGCTACCTTCAAAAAAGCAAACGATTTATACAACAAAGGCGATTACGAACAAGCGTTACAATCTTTTGAAAGTATCGCAAATCAAGGAAACGAATCGGCCGATTTGTATTTTAACATGGCAAATTGTTATTACAAACTTGGAAAAGTTGCGCCTTCAATCTATTATTACGAAAAAGCATTGCTTTTAAGCCCTGAGGACGAAGCGATTCAAACCAACCTTGACTTTGCTCAAAAAACGGCGATAGACGACATTAAAATTGTTCCTGAAGTTGGTTTTAAGAAAATGGTAAAAGATTTCACAGCAAAATTGCATTACGATACTTGGGCTTGGATTGCTGTTTGGATTGCAGTGTTAAGTTTACTTACTTTTTTAGGTTACTATTTTGGAAATACTGTGGCTCTAAAACGTACTTTTTTTAGTTTATTCTTGTTGTTTTTAGTTGGAATTGGAGTTACTGTTTTAGCTGCATTCTTACAGAAAAAATTCGATACAAATTATAATCCTGCCATTGTTTTCGCAGAAACGACAACTTTAAAAGCCGAACCTAAAAACAGTTCAGAAGATGTGGTAACACTTCACGAAGGAACAAAAGTGTTGGTTTTAGAAGAATTAGGTAATTGGAAACAGGTTGAACTTACCGACAAAACCAAAGCGTGGATTGACAAAGAAGCGATTAAAGAAGTGAAGGAATAG
- a CDS encoding vWA domain-containing protein → MFELESPIYFYLLAIIPVLVALFLFNMFWKRKRQAVFADLELFKQLAPEKSSFKPVLKLGVLVLAIACIVIALVNPKMGTKMETVKRQGIDIVFAIDISKSMLAEDVAPNRLEKSKQIVSQIINQLGNDRVGIVGYAGSAYPVLPMTTDYSIAKMYLQSMNTNMVSSQGTAFNDAIKLAVDFFDVKDTSKLIVLVSDGEDHGEGADEAVEMAKEKGVHIITIGVGTEKGGPIPLRDDKGTITSYKKDQEGQTVITKLYPEVLKKIADKTKSKSLVGTSTKEIVEELKKSLDKIEKSEFESQQIADFESQYQWFLALGFLLLLVDVFLLEKKTAWVQKLNLFNEKKHA, encoded by the coding sequence ATGTTTGAATTAGAAAGTCCTATATATTTTTATTTATTAGCAATAATACCTGTATTAGTTGCTCTTTTTCTATTCAATATGTTTTGGAAAAGAAAAAGACAAGCTGTTTTTGCCGATTTAGAATTGTTCAAACAATTAGCTCCAGAAAAATCAAGTTTTAAACCCGTTTTAAAATTAGGTGTTTTGGTATTAGCTATAGCCTGTATTGTTATTGCTTTAGTTAATCCAAAAATGGGAACTAAAATGGAAACGGTTAAACGCCAAGGAATAGATATTGTTTTTGCAATCGACATTTCTAAAAGTATGTTGGCCGAAGATGTGGCGCCTAATCGATTAGAGAAAAGCAAACAGATTGTTTCACAAATCATCAATCAATTAGGAAACGATAGAGTTGGAATTGTAGGTTATGCAGGTAGTGCTTATCCAGTTTTACCAATGACAACCGATTACAGCATTGCAAAAATGTATTTGCAAAGTATGAATACTAATATGGTTTCATCTCAAGGAACCGCTTTTAATGATGCTATTAAACTTGCAGTTGATTTCTTTGATGTAAAAGATACTAGTAAGCTTATTGTTTTAGTTTCTGATGGAGAAGATCATGGAGAAGGAGCTGATGAAGCAGTGGAAATGGCTAAAGAAAAAGGCGTTCATATTATTACCATTGGTGTAGGAACCGAAAAAGGTGGTCCAATTCCGTTACGTGATGATAAAGGAACTATCACTTCGTATAAAAAGGATCAAGAAGGACAAACGGTAATTACCAAATTATATCCTGAAGTTTTAAAGAAAATTGCTGATAAAACAAAGTCGAAATCTCTAGTAGGAACTAGTACAAAAGAAATAGTTGAAGAGCTAAAAAAATCGTTAGATAAAATTGAAAAATCGGAATTCGAATCACAACAAATAGCTGATTTTGAATCGCAATACCAATGGTTTTTAGCTTTAGGATTTTTATTATTGTTAGTAGATGTTTTCCTTTTGGAGAAAAAAACAGCATGGGTGCAAAAGTTGAACTTATTTAATGAAAAGAAACATGCGTAA